In Streptomyces sp. NBC_00569, a single genomic region encodes these proteins:
- a CDS encoding LCP family protein — protein sequence MNDWPEGWGESQGGGDRGYGRGSASARPEGARAMPHVQRGQGGGSRRSAPPRPTVPAQPSYGEGHGDQYDSGYNTGQVYGGGGGRRGGGYVPNDNDPADGYAPPRPRPNWRRRIKWTVLTLVVVFAGVSIGTYFWADSKLHRDVDLSKVIERPETGKGTNYLIVGTDSRAGMSAEEKKKLHTGSAEGKRTDTMMILHTGDNGSTMISLPRDSNVTIPSYKGSDSGKLYPNQGRQVKLNAAYAEDGPELLVRTVEFNTGLHIDHYAEIGFGGFAKIVDAVGGVEMNLKEGFKDKWSGADFQKGKQTLNGQQALAFVRTRHAFAASDLQRTKNQQAFLSALAHQVATPSTVMNPFKLYPTMGAGLDSLVVDKDMSLWDLGSMFFAMKGVTGGDGKSMNMPVSGSVNGNLVWDKTKVKQLVGELKNDETVTVSGN from the coding sequence ATGAACGATTGGCCAGAGGGTTGGGGCGAAAGTCAGGGCGGCGGCGACCGCGGTTACGGTCGCGGCAGTGCCAGCGCGCGCCCCGAGGGCGCCCGCGCGATGCCGCATGTGCAGCGCGGACAGGGCGGCGGTTCCCGCCGCTCCGCGCCGCCCCGGCCCACGGTCCCGGCGCAGCCCTCCTACGGCGAGGGCCACGGGGACCAGTACGACAGCGGCTACAACACCGGCCAGGTCTACGGCGGTGGCGGCGGGCGCCGCGGCGGCGGCTACGTACCGAACGACAACGACCCGGCCGACGGGTACGCGCCCCCGCGGCCTCGGCCGAACTGGCGCCGGCGCATCAAGTGGACCGTCCTCACCCTCGTCGTCGTGTTCGCCGGTGTGAGCATCGGCACGTACTTCTGGGCCGACTCCAAGCTCCACCGTGACGTCGACCTCTCCAAGGTCATAGAACGGCCCGAGACCGGTAAGGGCACGAACTACCTCATAGTCGGCACCGACAGCCGGGCCGGGATGTCCGCCGAGGAGAAGAAGAAGCTGCACACCGGGTCCGCCGAGGGCAAGCGCACGGACACGATGATGATCCTGCACACCGGCGACAACGGCAGCACGATGATCTCCCTGCCGCGTGACTCGAACGTCACCATCCCGTCCTACAAGGGCTCGGACTCCGGCAAGCTCTACCCGAACCAGGGCCGCCAGGTGAAGCTCAACGCCGCCTACGCGGAGGACGGCCCCGAACTGCTCGTGCGGACCGTCGAGTTCAACACGGGGCTGCACATCGACCACTACGCGGAGATCGGCTTCGGCGGCTTCGCGAAGATCGTGGACGCGGTCGGCGGCGTCGAGATGAACCTGAAGGAGGGCTTCAAGGACAAGTGGTCCGGAGCCGACTTCCAGAAGGGCAAGCAGACGCTGAACGGCCAGCAGGCCCTGGCCTTCGTCCGTACCCGCCACGCGTTCGCGGCGAGCGACCTCCAGCGCACCAAGAACCAGCAGGCGTTCCTGTCGGCGCTGGCCCACCAGGTGGCCACTCCGTCGACGGTCATGAACCCGTTCAAGCTCTACCCGACGATGGGCGCGGGCCTCGACTCGCTCGTGGTCGACAAGGACATGAGCCTGTGGGACCTGGGCTCGATGTTCTTCGCCATGAAGGGCGTCACGGGCGGCGACGGCAAGTCGATGAACATGCCGGTCTCCGGCTCCGTCAACGGCAACCTCGTCTGGGACAAGACCAAGGTCAAGCAGCTGGTGGGCGAGCTCAAGAACGACGAGACCGTGACGGTCTCGGGCAACTGA
- a CDS encoding acyl-CoA thioesterase yields MTDQARGTESEIPGKPTSASRTTLSHIMTHNDTNLLGTVHGGVIMKLVDDAAGAVAGRHSGGPAVTASMDEMVFLEPVRVGDLVHVKAQVNWTGRTSMEVGVRVLAERWNESTPAQQVGSAYLVFAAVDADGKPRSVPPVLPESERDKRRYQEAQIRRQHRLARRRAIRELREQRAADGIED; encoded by the coding sequence ATGACAGACCAGGCCCGCGGCACGGAATCCGAAATTCCGGGTAAGCCGACCTCAGCTTCCCGTACGACGTTGTCGCACATCATGACCCACAACGACACCAACCTGCTCGGAACGGTACATGGTGGCGTGATCATGAAACTGGTCGACGACGCGGCGGGCGCGGTGGCCGGACGGCACTCGGGCGGACCCGCCGTCACCGCCTCCATGGACGAGATGGTCTTCCTGGAGCCGGTGCGCGTGGGAGACCTGGTCCATGTGAAGGCACAGGTCAACTGGACGGGCCGCACCTCCATGGAGGTAGGGGTCCGGGTTCTGGCCGAACGCTGGAACGAGTCGACTCCGGCCCAGCAGGTCGGCTCCGCGTACCTCGTGTTCGCCGCGGTCGACGCCGACGGCAAGCCCCGCTCGGTGCCGCCCGTGCTCCCGGAGAGCGAGCGCGACAAGCGGCGTTACCAGGAGGCCCAGATCCGCCGCCAGCACCGGCTCGCACGTCGCCGCGCGATCAGGGAACTGCGGGAACAGCGCGCGGCCGACGGCATCGAGGACTAG
- a CDS encoding LCP family protein yields the protein MPSPPTRSPARPPRPPRQERGRPPVPAPVRRKKPRWAMRVATAVSVTVLAAGGIGHAVVTGLDTEINRVDPFKDMKNRPSGGHGMNVLLVGTDGRDNITPAEKQKYRLGGAPCHCTDTIMIVHLSADRDRASIVSLPRDSYAEIPAHTDGTTGEQHYQHPVKINAAYAEGGPHLTVRTVEHMTGVKIDHYLEVDFTSFMKTVDVLGGVQICTAKPLKDSYTGLDMAVGTHTLDGGQALQYVRARHADGAGDVGRMQRQQRFLAALIAKTTSSGVLLNPVKFRDVARTLLSSVRADRGFGTDQMVELGQAMRGFSPSSSEFTTVPIGNVSFPVPGIGSTVKWDPAKSGKLFKALREDKPLAVRRTKKKETVVGVAPQQIRVQVENGTMTPGLGRKVDAALRGTGFRTSGTPMNAAQRTAQHTVVLYDPRWDRSAKALATALPGAQLQAVNGQGPVLKVVAGPDFKAVSAVRAEDVRQGEFGAITGDQVVCG from the coding sequence GTGCCCAGTCCGCCGACCCGCTCCCCCGCACGCCCACCACGTCCCCCACGGCAGGAGCGCGGCCGTCCCCCCGTGCCCGCCCCCGTACGGAGGAAGAAGCCCCGGTGGGCCATGCGGGTGGCGACGGCGGTCTCGGTCACGGTTCTCGCGGCCGGCGGGATCGGGCACGCGGTCGTCACCGGGCTCGACACCGAGATCAACCGCGTCGACCCCTTCAAGGACATGAAGAACCGGCCCTCCGGCGGTCACGGGATGAACGTGCTGCTCGTGGGCACCGACGGTCGCGACAACATCACCCCGGCGGAGAAGCAGAAGTACCGGCTGGGCGGTGCGCCCTGTCACTGCACGGACACGATCATGATCGTGCACCTCTCCGCCGACCGGGACCGCGCGAGCATCGTCAGCCTGCCCCGGGACTCGTACGCCGAGATCCCCGCGCACACCGACGGGACGACGGGCGAGCAGCACTACCAGCACCCGGTGAAGATCAACGCGGCGTATGCGGAGGGCGGGCCCCATCTGACCGTGCGCACCGTCGAGCACATGACCGGGGTGAAGATCGACCACTATCTCGAGGTCGACTTCACCAGCTTCATGAAGACGGTGGACGTGCTCGGCGGCGTCCAGATCTGCACGGCCAAGCCGCTCAAGGACTCGTACACCGGGCTCGACATGGCCGTCGGCACGCACACCCTCGACGGCGGCCAGGCCCTCCAGTACGTGCGCGCCCGGCACGCCGACGGGGCGGGCGACGTGGGCCGGATGCAGCGCCAGCAGCGCTTCCTCGCCGCGCTCATCGCGAAGACCACGTCGTCCGGGGTGCTCCTGAACCCGGTCAAGTTCCGTGATGTGGCGCGCACCCTGCTCAGCTCCGTGCGCGCGGACCGGGGGTTCGGCACGGACCAGATGGTCGAGCTCGGGCAGGCGATGCGGGGGTTCTCACCGTCGTCGTCGGAGTTCACGACCGTGCCGATCGGCAACGTCAGCTTCCCGGTCCCGGGCATCGGCTCGACGGTGAAGTGGGACCCGGCGAAGTCCGGGAAGCTGTTCAAGGCGCTGCGCGAGGACAAGCCGCTCGCCGTGCGCCGCACGAAGAAGAAGGAGACGGTCGTCGGCGTCGCCCCGCAGCAGATCCGCGTCCAGGTCGAGAACGGCACGATGACACCGGGTCTCGGCAGGAAGGTGGACGCGGCGCTGCGGGGGACGGGGTTCCGCACGAGCGGTACGCCGATGAACGCGGCACAGCGCACCGCCCAGCACACGGTGGTTCTCTACGACCCGCGCTGGGACCGGTCGGCGAAGGCGCTGGCGACGGCGCTGCCGGGCGCGCAGCTCCAGGCCGTGAACGGACAGGGCCCGGTACTGAAGGTGGTGGCGGGCCCCGACTTCAAGGCGGTCAGCGCGGTGCGGGCCGAGGACGTCCGCCAGGGCGAGTTCGGGGCGATCACCGGGGACCAGGTCGTGTGCGGCTGA